One part of the Candidatus Limnocylindrales bacterium genome encodes these proteins:
- a CDS encoding UvrB/UvrC motif-containing protein, with protein sequence MLCENCQKNLAGLFIKTFLEEEVEEIKLCYGCAKEIGLLEGSSSKDSPSITLWMVGLKTPLQENVASRRCLNCGLSLAKFVEAHKFGCSECYIIFAEYLDDLFLRLQGTTQHVEEDLRLLKAEDTLISSQLVRLYKKLKEAVKGENYEEAAKLRDKILSLKNTARSS encoded by the coding sequence ATGTTATGTGAAAATTGCCAGAAAAATCTGGCCGGTTTATTTATTAAAACCTTTTTGGAGGAAGAGGTTGAAGAAATTAAATTATGTTATGGATGTGCTAAGGAGATCGGTTTATTGGAAGGTTCCTCCTCCAAGGACTCTCCTTCTATCACGCTATGGATGGTAGGACTCAAGACTCCTCTTCAAGAGAACGTTGCTTCAAGAAGATGTCTCAACTGCGGATTATCTTTGGCGAAGTTCGTTGAGGCTCATAAATTTGGATGTAGTGAATGCTATATCATATTTGCAGAATATCTGGATGATTTGTTTCTAAGGCTTCAGGGGACTACGCAGCACGTAGAGGAAGATTTACGCCTTCTCAAAGCAGAAGATACCTTGATTTCATCCCAATTAGTACGATTATATAAAAAACTTAAGGAAGCCGTTAAAGGCGAAAATTATGAAGAAGCCGCGAAGCTAAGGGATAAGATTTTAAGTTTAAAGAACACAGCCAGATCATCGTAA
- the bamA gene encoding outer membrane protein assembly factor BamA, with protein sequence MTRKLVLLSLISFLYFYFVPYSGGAEQPVVKKILITGNTTVEEDTIRHNLTTQVDSPYNPDQITRDIQKIYDIGLFSDVVVDVEPVEGGVQVTFKVTERPTIGTVEIRGNEEVKKEDLKDALVVSPHAIFDPLKLRDTVQKLRDVYRKKGYYNVEINPIVKPDPKDPEEKVNITFQIQEGKKLRVEKVSFEGNKAFSDKQLVDQLGTKPYGFFSFLTGSGKFDEEVLKADLDRIVAFYADHGYIDARVVDYKLDFRNNKEKLFIKIFVDEGEQFKVGKVEIKGNTVFSEQEIREKMKVKEGDIFSRSVIRKDITAISDLYAQKGYVTPISGDTKGKLQITPLTSVDRTQKVVNLTLDIKEGVPHTLGRITIVGNRTTRDYVIRRELRLREGEPFDSVKLKRSRQRVINLGFFDEAKFDVSEGEEEDTVNLNIYVKERSTGSFTVGGGFSSLDKLVASFGLSQSNLFGLAHQVNFSATVGGKSQRFNLNYTVPRFLNSLFVTGVDAFSLRREYDDFTSDERGGGLRIGRPLTEYISGTFRYKYERVDISDVAPTASSILLNSQGVTRTSSLAFNMVRNSINNILNPTKGGRLSGTFEIAGGILQGDSDFYKFITDNSWYFPVLSSDMALHLRGEFGFVGPYGNDKEVPIFERFFGGGANDVRGYRERSIGPKDQNGDVIGGNEKVLLTTELIVPIIKGLKGVLFFDAGSTFGSDLENVTDEDFDLRAGTGLGIRFFSPLGPISLDWGYKVNRRSGESPSEVHFGVGRTF encoded by the coding sequence ATGACGAGAAAGTTGGTTTTACTGAGCCTTATAAGTTTTCTATATTTTTATTTCGTACCTTACAGTGGTGGGGCCGAACAACCGGTGGTAAAAAAAATTTTGATCACCGGAAATACCACCGTGGAAGAGGATACGATCCGCCATAACCTGACAACTCAAGTGGATAGTCCTTACAATCCGGACCAGATAACCCGAGATATTCAGAAGATTTATGATATCGGGCTATTTAGCGATGTGGTCGTGGATGTAGAACCCGTTGAAGGAGGGGTTCAGGTTACTTTCAAAGTAACCGAAAGACCTACCATTGGAACCGTAGAGATTAGAGGAAATGAAGAGGTGAAAAAAGAGGATCTTAAGGATGCTCTGGTGGTGAGTCCCCACGCTATTTTTGATCCGCTTAAATTAAGGGATACTGTTCAAAAGCTCAGGGATGTTTATCGCAAAAAAGGGTATTACAACGTGGAGATCAATCCCATTGTTAAACCAGATCCTAAGGATCCTGAAGAGAAGGTAAATATCACCTTTCAAATCCAAGAAGGCAAGAAACTAAGGGTCGAAAAGGTTTCCTTTGAAGGAAACAAGGCTTTCTCCGACAAACAATTAGTCGATCAGTTAGGGACAAAACCCTATGGTTTTTTCTCATTTCTTACAGGATCCGGAAAGTTCGATGAAGAGGTACTCAAAGCCGACCTGGATCGGATTGTAGCCTTTTATGCCGACCATGGATATATCGATGCCCGGGTCGTAGATTACAAATTAGATTTTCGGAATAACAAAGAAAAGCTTTTTATAAAGATCTTCGTGGATGAAGGGGAACAATTCAAAGTAGGAAAGGTAGAGATTAAAGGAAACACGGTTTTTTCTGAGCAAGAAATTCGGGAGAAAATGAAAGTCAAAGAAGGAGATATCTTTAGCCGTTCGGTTATCCGAAAGGATATCACGGCCATTTCGGATCTCTATGCCCAAAAAGGATATGTAACCCCCATTTCCGGAGATACCAAAGGAAAGCTTCAAATTACCCCTTTAACCTCTGTAGATCGAACTCAGAAGGTTGTTAATCTGACTTTGGATATTAAAGAGGGGGTTCCTCATACTTTGGGACGGATCACCATTGTTGGAAACCGAACAACCCGAGATTATGTTATCCGAAGAGAACTTCGGCTTAGAGAGGGAGAACCTTTTGACAGTGTGAAACTCAAGCGAAGCCGACAGCGTGTCATTAATTTAGGATTTTTTGATGAAGCTAAATTTGACGTCAGTGAAGGGGAAGAAGAAGATACGGTTAATCTCAATATCTATGTTAAAGAGCGGTCTACAGGATCTTTTACGGTAGGCGGAGGCTTTAGTTCTCTGGATAAGTTGGTTGCTTCCTTTGGTTTAAGTCAAAGTAATCTTTTTGGTTTAGCCCATCAGGTTAATTTTTCAGCAACAGTGGGTGGAAAATCCCAAAGATTTAATTTAAATTATACCGTCCCCAGGTTTTTGAACTCACTGTTTGTCACGGGAGTGGATGCGTTTAGCCTGAGAAGGGAGTACGATGACTTCACTTCAGATGAGCGCGGAGGGGGCCTTCGCATAGGACGACCCCTGACCGAATATATCAGTGGAACATTTCGATACAAGTATGAGAGGGTGGATATTTCCGATGTAGCTCCCACAGCCTCCTCCATCCTTTTAAACTCACAAGGCGTGACAAGGACCAGCTCTCTGGCTTTTAATATGGTTCGTAACTCCATTAACAATATCCTGAATCCTACCAAGGGGGGGAGATTAAGTGGAACCTTTGAAATAGCTGGAGGAATTTTACAGGGGGACAGTGATTTCTATAAGTTTATCACCGATAATAGTTGGTATTTCCCCGTATTGTCCTCGGATATGGCGCTACATCTCAGAGGAGAATTTGGCTTCGTAGGCCCCTACGGGAACGATAAGGAAGTTCCCATTTTTGAGCGTTTCTTTGGAGGTGGTGCCAACGATGTGCGAGGATATAGAGAAAGATCTATCGGGCCCAAGGATCAAAATGGTGATGTAATAGGTGGAAATGAAAAAGTTCTTCTCACCACCGAATTGATTGTCCCTATTATCAAAGGTCTAAAGGGGGTTCTGTTCTTTGATGCAGGAAGTACGTTTGGTTCTGATTTAGAAAACGTGACCGATGAGGATTTTGATTTACGGGCAGGAACAGGACTGGGGATAAGATTTTTTAGTCCCTTGGGACCGATCAGTCTAGACTGGGGTTACAAAGTAAACCGCAGGTCCGGGGAATCTCCTAGTGAAGTCCATTTTGGTGTCGGAAGAACATTTTGA